The nucleotide sequence CTGAGTATTGTAAATGAGTGTATTATATATAAATAATCAGTGTTAAAGTCTCACGACTTTAACACTGATTATGAGAAATAAAAAATAATTTCTTATTCTAATATCCGAAGAGTTCTTCTAATGAGAGCTTCTTAAAGTCTCCTATTTTTTGGAGATCATCTTTTGAGAGTTTCTTTTCAGAAGCTAAAATTACATAAGTATAAGGTTTTTTAGAGAGGTATTTGTCGTGGAAAGCTTTGATGTCTTTCATTGTAATACCATCTACATTTTGATATACTTGCTTGCGTATATCGTCTTTAAGACCCAATTCTTGTGCGGCTAAATAGCTATAAATAATACCGTCTTGTGTAATGCGCTCGGTTTCTATTTCTTGCTTGATTTGTAGTTTAGCTAATTGGAGATTAGCAGGCAATTCAGGCATTGTATTGAGCAGTTCATTCATTGCTTCAACGGCTTCTTTAAACTTATCAGCTTGTGAACCTACATAGGCAAGCATATAGTATTTATCAGCTTTCTTTCTTGGGGAAGCGTAGAAACCATAAGTGCTATATGCCAAAGCTTTACTTTCGCGAATGGTTTGGAATACCAAAGAGCCCATACCCCCACCGAAGTAGTTGTTGAACGCACTAATTACAGTGCTTTCAGCTGGATTGAAAGGAACGGTATTGCGTATCCAACGGGTTTCAGCTTGTACCATTTCATAATCGGCAAAGAGTACTTGGTTCTTAGCTTGCTCTACTTGTTTAAACTCTTTTTTAGGAGCTACCTTGGCAAACTTAACAGGCACTTTATGCAAAGTTTTTAGTTTATTAGTAAGTTCTGAAAGGGTAGCAGGTCCATAATAAATAACTGTTTGCTCTACATTGTTTAGGTTTTTGAGTTTATCTACCAACTCTTTCCCTGTAATAGCCTCAATTTCGGCATCAGAGAAGGTGTAGTTATATTTGTTTTTAGCCCCATACATTGCATAATTTGTTAAAGCTTGCATAATAGCATTTCTATTAGCTTTGGCATCTATACGCGATTTAACTACACGAGCTTTCAAGGCTTTAAGGGCTTCTTCATCTACTTTAATATTGGCAATAAAGTCTTCGTAAAGTTTCACTGCTGCTTCAAAGTTTTCTTGTAAACCTTCTATATTTACAGTAGTATACTCGTCACTGTTTGAAATTCTAAAGCTTGAAGCTATTTTATAGAATTCTTTGGTAAGCTGTTCAGCTGATTTTTTATCAGTACCCAAAAACTGACTATAATTAGCAGCTATTGCTAATTTCAAATCATTAAGAGTACCTACTTTATAACGGAAAGTAAGACGATACAATTCATTGTCTTTGTTTTGCACGTAAAGTATTTCTGCTTTGCCTAATTTTCCTTTTTGCAAGTCTTTATTATAATCTAAGAAAACAGGCTTTACAGGAGTACTTGGCATCTCGTTTACCATTTTCACAAAAGCTGATTGTTTATCGGCATTGGTCTCAACAGGAGTAATAGCCGGTTTTTCAATCTTCTCTACATTAGGGCGAGTTCCTTTCTCTTTATACACAGCTACGTAGTTATTGCCGAGGTATTTATTGGCAAAAGCTACGATATCAGCTTTGGTGAGTTTAGAAAGGTTGTTCACATACGCTACTTGGTCTTTCCAGTCGAGATTATCAGTAAAAGCTGACATTAGCATATTAGCGCGGTTGCCATAAGACTCAGTCGCTTGAATAGTTTGCTTTTTCAAGTTGTTGATGATAGAAGGAATAAGGTCATCATCAAAGTTACCTTTTTTGAGGTTTTCTATTTCCCCCAACATAAGGTCTTTTACTTGTTCTAACGACTGCCCTTGTAGAGGTTTTCCAGAAAGGTATAATACGCCATAGTCTATAAGC is from Capnocytophaga ochracea DSM 7271 and encodes:
- a CDS encoding M16 family metallopeptidase, which produces MLKRNLFLWLFTVAITFGASAQNYEWKEAQGGGYTYKYVTHDPTNARFYTLKNGLTVILSPTNKEPRIQCYVAVKAGSKTDPATNTGLAHYLEHLLFKGTDKYGSLDWAKEKVELDKIDALYEEYNHTKDPAKRKAIYKLIDSVSGVASKYAIANEYDKMMTAMGAQGTNAFTSFEKTVYTDDVPTNAINKYITVQAERFRNPVLRIFHTELEAVYEEKNRSLDSDNSEVFETLFSELFKKHNYGLQTTIGTVEHLKNPSLKEIRKYFHTYYVPNNMAVILAGDFNPDTVIAQIDKAFSYMQPKAVPQYTFEKEAPITAPIIKKVVGPDAESVSMAFRLPGNQDKDALLADLVGEILTNGKAGLIDLNLVKKQKLLGASAFAYTLIDYGVLYLSGKPLQGQSLEQVKDLMLGEIENLKKGNFDDDLIPSIINNLKKQTIQATESYGNRANMLMSAFTDNLDWKDQVAYVNNLSKLTKADIVAFANKYLGNNYVAVYKEKGTRPNVEKIEKPAITPVETNADKQSAFVKMVNEMPSTPVKPVFLDYNKDLQKGKLGKAEILYVQNKDNELYRLTFRYKVGTLNDLKLAIAANYSQFLGTDKKSAEQLTKEFYKIASSFRISNSDEYTTVNIEGLQENFEAAVKLYEDFIANIKVDEEALKALKARVVKSRIDAKANRNAIMQALTNYAMYGAKNKYNYTFSDAEIEAITGKELVDKLKNLNNVEQTVIYYGPATLSELTNKLKTLHKVPVKFAKVAPKKEFKQVEQAKNQVLFADYEMVQAETRWIRNTVPFNPAESTVISAFNNYFGGGMGSLVFQTIRESKALAYSTYGFYASPRKKADKYYMLAYVGSQADKFKEAVEAMNELLNTMPELPANLQLAKLQIKQEIETERITQDGIIYSYLAAQELGLKDDIRKQVYQNVDGITMKDIKAFHDKYLSKKPYTYVILASEKKLSKDDLQKIGDFKKLSLEELFGY